In Chrysemys picta bellii isolate R12L10 chromosome 3, ASM1138683v2, whole genome shotgun sequence, a single genomic region encodes these proteins:
- the SYNCRIP gene encoding heterogeneous nuclear ribonucleoprotein Q isoform X6: protein MKTYRQREKQGTKVADSSKGPDEAKIKALLERTGYTLDVTTGQRKYGGPPPDSVYSGQQPSVGTEIFVGKIPRDLFEDELVPLFEKAGPIWDLRLMMDPLTGLNRGYAFVTFCTKEAAQEAVKLYNNHEIRSGKHIGVCISVANNRLFVGSIPKSKTKEQIVEEFSKVTEGLTDVILYHQPDDKKKNRGFCFLEYEDHKTAAQARRRLMSGKVKVWGNVVTVEWADPIEDPDPEVMAKVKVLFVRNLANTVTEEILEKAFSQFGKLERVKKLKDYAFIHFDERDGAVKAMEEMNGKDLEGENIEIVFAKPPDQKRKERKAQRQAAKNQMYDDYYYYGPPHMPPPTRGRGRGGRGGYGYPPDYYGYEDYYDYYGYDYHNYRGGYEDPYYGYEDFQVGARGRGGRGARGAAPSRGRGAAPPRGRAGYAQRGGPGSARGVRGARGGAQQQRGRGQGKGVEAGPDLLQ, encoded by the exons GCACTCTTGGAAAGAACAGGCTACACACTTGATGTGACTACTGGACAGAGGAAGTATGGTGGTCCTCCTCCAGATTCTGTGTATTCAGGACAACAGCCTTCTGTTGGTACAGAG ATATTTGTGGGCAAGATTCCAAGAGACTTATTTGAAGATGAGCTTGTTCCATTATTTGAGAAAGCTGGGCCTATCTGGGATCTGCGCTTAATGATGGATCCACTAACTGGTCTAAATAGAGGATATGCTTTTGTCACTTTCTGTACTAAAGAGGCAGCTCAGGAGGCTGTTAAACTG TACAATAATCATGAAATTCGTTCTGGAAAACACATTGGTGTATGCATCTCTGTTGCCAATAATAGGCTTTTTGTTGGCTCTATTCCTAAGAGTAAAACCAAGGAACAGATTGTTGAAGAATTTAGTAAAGTAACAG AGGGTCTCACAGATGTCATATTGTATCATCAACCTGATGACAAGAAAAAGAACAGGGGTTTTTGTTTCCTTGAATATGAAGATCACAAAACTGCTGCTCAGGCCAGACGTAGGTTAATGAGTGGAAAAGTGAAAGTCTGGGGAAATGTTGTTACAGTTGAATGGGCTGACCCTATAGAAGATCCAGATCCTGAAGTTATGGCAAAG GTGAAAGTGCTGTTTGTGCGTAACCTTGCCAATACTGTTACAGAGGAGATTCTAGAAAAGGCCTTCAGTCAATTTGGAAAATTAGAGCGAGTGAAGAAACTAAAAGATTATGCTTTCATTCATTTTGATGAACGGGATGGTGCTGTAAAG GCAATGGAAGAAATGAATGGCAAAGATTTAGAGGGAGAAAATATTGAAATTGTGTTTGCTAAGCCACCagatcaaaaaagaaaagaacggAAAGCTCAGAGACAAGCGGCTAAAAATCAAAT GTATGATGATTACTACTATTACGGTCCACCTCATATGCCCCCACCAACACGAGGTCGAGGTCGAGGAGGTAGAGGTGGTTATGGATATCCTCCTGATTATTATGGATATGaagattattatgattattatggATATGACTACCATAACTATCGTGGTGGATATGAAGATCCTTATTATGGTTATGAAGATTTTCAAGTTGGAGCTAGAGGAAGGGGTGGTAGAGGAGCAAGGGGTGCTGCTCCATCCAGAGGTCGCGGGGCTGCTCCTCCCCGTGGCAGAGCCGGTTATGCACAGAGAGGTGGTCCTGGATCAGCAAGAGGCGTTCGTGGTGCGAGAGGAGGTGCCCAGCAACAAAGAGGCCGCG